A window of the Lepisosteus oculatus isolate fLepOcu1 chromosome 14, fLepOcu1.hap2, whole genome shotgun sequence genome harbors these coding sequences:
- the LOC138242421 gene encoding RING finger protein 112-like produces the protein MGNSQCPSEKSMSSACLMSDQQQEAVESSLFPDLEQEDIGSSVLSEPQCSICLGSFSKPVIIQCGHEFCQDCIESFWVDLVVTCPQCHKVCERASTVKREEGSGKPIQLVHVSPDGSLLLKENVLRQCFLRSDVRETPLCVVAIVGERRKGKSFLLNYLLRKLSKMDIWMSDDEPLRGFEWQPGTETMTKVGCLPGGH, from the exons ATGGGGAATTCTCAGTGCCCATCAGAAAAAAG CATGTCTTCGGCCTGCCTGATGTCCGATCAGCAGCAGGAGGCAGTAGAGAGCTCTCTGTTTCCTGATCTCGAGCAGGAGGACATAGGAAGCTCCGTGTTGTCTGAGCCTCAGTGCTCCATTTGCTTGGGCAGTTTCTCCAAGCCAGTGATTATCCAGTGTGGCCACGAGTTCTGCCAAGACTGCATCGAGTCCTTCTGGGTCGACCTCGTGGTCACCTGTCCCCAATGCCACAAGGTGTGTGAGCGTGCGAGCACAGTCAAGAGAGAGGAG GGCTCTGGCAAGCCCATTCAGCTGGTCCATGTCAGTCCTGATGGCTCCCTCCTGTTGAAAGAGAATGTGCTTCGGCAGTGTTTCCTGCGCTCAGATGTAAGGGAGACTCCACTCTGTGTGGTGGCCATTGTCGGGGAGAGGAGGAAGGGCAAGTCTTTCCTCCTCAACTACCTCCTGCGCAAACTGTCTAAAATG GACATCTGGATGAGTGACGATGAGCCTCTGCGAGGGTTCGAGTGGCAGCCTGGAACTGAGACCATGACGAAGG TTGGCTGTCTTCCTGGTGGACACTGA